One region of Salvia miltiorrhiza cultivar Shanhuang (shh) chromosome 3, IMPLAD_Smil_shh, whole genome shotgun sequence genomic DNA includes:
- the LOC131017840 gene encoding putative late blight resistance protein homolog R1B-14, translated as MILRNLLCKIEMAYEALDNLQQTLDQILEYRDDLVTHSVKQEILSIRVQAAVLQLNLKLYPNKGKIREAANTAYEIIEYFFFGEYLSDCGSTEPTVILAKKLREVAERVEATVGDVVDYIKGKASLSSATHSPDVSSSSGSAITSSKDDDVVGFEEDLKMIKNRLLWGPSTLQVNPIVGTGGIGKTTLAKLAYNDPLIVQNFSTCAWVTISQDHSVERIVLNLLDSMKGISAVRDGESDTPMETLICEYLTGRRYLIVMDDIWSKRAWDDVRMLFPDAGNGSRIIVTTRVQDVAAYVDSSSFIHTMSLLDSHQSRNLLKRKVFRYKDIPIELEDIGFKIAKNCGGLPLSIVVAAGLLSKIPIHNRDSWKRIAANGGQLETIICLSYTHLPKHSKPCLLYMAGFPEDYEIHVSELIHLWISEGFITLSNGSKSLEEEAEDCVEDLVERSLVLVTKRKCDGKIKSCSLHDIVREFLVKEAAKEKMQSFKLPLIMI; from the exons ATGATTTTGAGAAATTTGCTGTGTAAAATCGAGATGGCTTATGAAGCTCTTGATAACCTGCAACAAACCTTAGATCAGATCCTAGAATACCGTGACGATCTCGTCACTCATTCTGTGAAACAAGAAATTTTATCCATCCGCGTCCAAGCTGCTGTCTTGCAGTTGAATCTCAAACTTTATCCAAACAAAGGGAAAATCAGAGAGGCAGCGAATACAGCATATGAGATTATCgaatatttcttttttggggAATATCTTTCAGATTGCGGATCGACAGAGCCAACGGTCATACTTGCAAAGAAGCTGAGGGAAGTAGCAGAGAGAGTGGAGGCAACCGTTGGAGATGTGGTGGATTACATCAAGGGTAAGGCCTCACTCAGCAGCGCAACTCATTCTCCTGATGTTAGTTCATCATCAGGATCAGCGATCACAAGCAGCAAAGACGACGACGTGGTTGGTTTTGAAGAAGATCTGAAAATGATCAAGAATCGGCTTTTATGGGGACCGTCCACACTACAGGTCAACCCTATTGTTGGAACGGGAGGCATTGGTAAGACCACACTTGCTAAACTTGCTTATAATGATCCATTGATTGTGCAAAATTTTAGTACTTGTGCTTGGGTCACAATATCACAAGATCATAGTGTGGAACGCATTGTTCTAAATCTTCTAGATTCCATGAAAGGAATTTCAGCAGTAAGAGACGGTGAGAGTGACACTCCTATGGAAACCTTAATTTGCGAGTACCTAACGGGTCGGAGGTATCTTATTGTAATGGACGACATATGGAGTAAGAGAGCTTGGGATGATGTAAGGATGTTGTTTCCTGATGCCGGTAATGGCAGTCGGATCATAGTCACTACAAGGGTGCAGGACGTGGCTGCTTATGTCGATTCTTCTAGCTTCATTCATACGATGAGTTTGTTGGATTCACATCAGAGCAGGAATTTGCTAAAGCGAAAGGTGTTCAGATATAAAGACATTCCTATTGAATTGGAAGACATTGGGTTCAAAATTGCTAAAAATTGTGGAGGGTTGCCCCTTTCAATCGTGGTGGCGGCAGGACTTTTATCTAAGATTCCAATTCATAATCGAGACTCATGGAAGCGAATTGCTGCAAACGGCGGGCAGCTTGAAACAATAATTTGTTTGAGCTATACCCATTTACCCAAGCACTCGAAGCCATGTCTTTTATATATGGCTGGCTTTCCAGAAGATTATGAGATTCATGTCTCAGAACTTATTCACCTTTGGATATCCGAAGGTTTTATAACACTTTCAAATGGATCTAAAAGCTTGGAAGAGGAGGCAGAAGATTGTGTCGAGGATCTTGTCGAAAGAAGTTTAGTTTTGGTCACCAAGAGAAAGTGTGATGGGAAAATAAAGAGTTGCAGCCTTCATGATATTGTGCGGGAATTTCTCGTGAAGGAGGCTGCAAAAGAGAAG ATGCAGAGTTTTAAATTGCCGTTGATTATGATCTAG